In one Eulemur rufifrons isolate Redbay chromosome 14, OSU_ERuf_1, whole genome shotgun sequence genomic region, the following are encoded:
- the LOC138394069 gene encoding putative uncharacterized protein CRYM-AS1 — protein MDMFGFRKFTILLWKNFILKRRRWITLVAEIILTFIFGATVLATRYFIVIKRSGPYNFATLSINHVPLYIRAPVNLPYPWELAYVPSKSTVVRDIVENVKQGLNTNMKVVGFPTEEDFEDYVRQKNNSKRVLAAIVFNHNFKKSNDPLPLQVDYYLRFSASYTHTQKGELYVREDWKTNFLFPPISPVGPRNYDADGGNPGEQIFDHTYLNIPVV, from the exons ATGGATATGTTTGGGTTCAGAAAATTTACGATTCTTCTctggaagaattttattttaaag agGCGGCGATGGATTACTTTAGTTGCGGAAATTATCCTAACCTTTATATTTGGTGCTACGGTTTTGGCAACACGCTACTTTATTGTTATAAAGAGGTCTGGACCTTACAACTTTGCCACTTTGTCCATAAATCATGTGCCTTTATACATCAGAGCTCCTGTCAATTTGCCTTATCCTTGGGAATTGGCTTATGTGCCTTCCAAAAGTACTGTGGTACGGGATATCGTTGAAAATGTGAAACAGGGTTTAAACACCAATATGAAAG TTGTAGGCTTTCCGACAGAAGAGGATTTTGAAGATTATGTTAGGCAAAAGAATAACTCAAAGAGAGTTCTGGCTGCTATTGTTTTCAACCACAACTTCAAAAAGAGCAATGATCCCCTACCGCTTCAG GTAGACTATTACCTGCGTTTTAGTGCTTCTTATACGCACACTCAGAAGGGGGAACTTTATGTAAGAGAAGACTGGAAGACAAATTTTCTCTTTCCACCTATCTCTCCGGTGGGACCCAGAAACTATGATGCAGATGGGGGGAATCCTGGTGAGCAGATCTTTGACCATACTTATCTTAATATCCCAGTCGTATAG